From the Leifsonia sp. AG29 genome, one window contains:
- a CDS encoding efflux RND transporter permease subunit: protein MHFLAVLSMKNRALIALVTIVAAVFGALALGNLKQELIPSISFPQLVVLSSYPGASPEVVNHDVSTPVEAAIQGVPDLQSTSAVSSTNQSIITAKFTYGTDLPTAEQKINQAVNRIKSTLPSGVDPQVLSGSIDDLPVIQLAVTGPSDQRKLADDITKLALPDIKQVTGVNDAQLVGEIGQRITITPDAAKLAAAGLTTSAIKDALQQNGVLVPGGSITENDKTLSIQSGAQLTSVEDIAGLPLIPSAVGGAASAAAGAPGAAGAATGAAAASGAAGRAAATATVPAAAHTIGDVAAVAKVDDPISSLSRVDGKPALTIAVTKLPSANTVEVSHGVAAIIPDLESKLGSDVKITVVFDQAPFITQSIDSLATEGLLGLAAAVLVILVFLLSVRSTLVTAISIPTSVLITFIVMWATGYTLNIITLGALTIAIGRVVDDSIVVIENIKRQLVPGVDRAVTIVRAVREVAGAITASTITTVAVFLPLAFVGDVTGELFRPFALTVTIALLSSLLVALTIVPVLAYWFLRSPKAHKNDDAHDTDAAHLSVDEAAAAGVDELAHPSRLQAAYLPIIRWTLRHSVLTIVAAALVLVITFLMTPLLKTNFLGNSGQNSLTVTQTLEPGASLQAKDDAAKVVEQKLLDTTGVKTLQVSIGSSGSTLRDAFTGGGGATTFSITTDPNADQAKLQNTIETELAAIKDQGTIQVSTSSGFGASTDIQVDISASSQADLQKATDSVVAELQKHSSLKEVSSNLSASLPYVSVSVDREKAAQAGLSEIAVGTLVSQAMQPTQAGSVAIDNTTLKVYIQSDNPPTTVAGLSALPIPSRAGVVPLSSVATVQEVKGPATVTTQRGLRTATVTATPATDNLTTANADVTASLKKADLPAGATATIGGVSSSQTSAFGQLGIALLAAILIVYIIMVATFRSLRQPLLLLVSVPFAATGAILLQLISGIPLGVASLIGVLMLIGIVVTNAIVLIDLVNQYRRRGLSVADAVMHGASRRLRPILMTALATIAALAFMALGITGHGGFISQPLAIVVIGGLLSSTVLTLVVLPTLYNLVEGRRERKAERRAAGEAGAGGSGGGDGAPDGGDSGPDGGTRGRETVPAGERPAPPVFTGPAGGSQV, encoded by the coding sequence GTGCATTTCCTTGCCGTTCTCAGCATGAAGAACCGCGCCCTGATCGCGCTCGTCACGATCGTCGCCGCGGTATTCGGCGCGCTGGCGCTCGGCAACCTCAAGCAGGAGCTCATCCCCTCCATCTCGTTCCCGCAGCTCGTCGTGCTGTCGAGCTACCCGGGGGCGTCGCCCGAGGTCGTGAACCACGACGTGAGCACCCCGGTGGAGGCGGCGATCCAGGGCGTCCCGGACCTCCAGAGCACGTCGGCCGTGAGCAGCACGAACCAGTCGATCATCACGGCCAAGTTCACCTACGGCACCGACCTCCCGACCGCCGAGCAGAAGATCAACCAGGCGGTCAACCGGATCAAGTCGACCCTTCCGTCTGGTGTGGACCCGCAGGTCCTGTCGGGCAGCATCGACGACCTCCCGGTCATCCAGCTCGCGGTGACCGGCCCGAGCGACCAGCGCAAGCTCGCCGACGACATCACCAAGCTCGCGCTGCCCGACATCAAGCAGGTCACGGGCGTCAACGACGCGCAGCTCGTCGGCGAGATCGGTCAGCGCATCACGATCACGCCCGACGCGGCGAAGCTCGCGGCGGCGGGACTCACGACCTCGGCCATCAAGGACGCGCTCCAGCAGAACGGCGTGCTCGTGCCGGGCGGCTCGATCACCGAGAACGACAAGACGCTCTCGATCCAGTCCGGCGCGCAGCTGACCTCGGTGGAGGACATCGCGGGGCTGCCGCTCATCCCGTCGGCGGTGGGAGGCGCGGCGAGCGCGGCCGCCGGTGCCCCGGGAGCCGCGGGAGCCGCGACCGGCGCGGCAGCCGCGTCCGGCGCGGCCGGACGCGCGGCGGCCACGGCGACCGTGCCGGCGGCCGCTCACACGATCGGCGATGTCGCCGCCGTCGCCAAGGTCGACGACCCCATCAGCTCGCTGTCGCGGGTCGACGGCAAGCCCGCGCTGACGATCGCGGTGACGAAGCTGCCCTCGGCCAACACCGTCGAGGTCTCGCACGGCGTTGCGGCGATCATCCCGGACCTCGAGTCGAAGCTCGGGTCCGACGTGAAGATCACGGTCGTCTTCGACCAGGCGCCGTTCATCACCCAGTCGATCGACTCGCTCGCCACGGAGGGGCTGCTGGGTCTCGCGGCGGCCGTCCTCGTCATCCTCGTGTTCCTGCTCTCGGTGCGGTCGACCCTCGTCACGGCGATCTCCATCCCGACGAGCGTGCTCATCACGTTCATCGTGATGTGGGCGACCGGCTACACGCTCAACATCATCACGCTCGGCGCGCTCACCATCGCGATCGGCCGCGTGGTCGACGACTCCATCGTCGTGATCGAGAACATCAAACGGCAGCTGGTGCCCGGCGTCGATCGCGCCGTCACCATCGTGCGGGCGGTGCGCGAGGTCGCGGGCGCGATCACCGCCTCCACCATCACCACCGTCGCGGTCTTCCTCCCGCTCGCTTTCGTCGGCGACGTGACGGGCGAGCTGTTCCGGCCCTTCGCCCTCACGGTGACGATCGCTCTCCTGTCGTCGCTGCTCGTAGCGCTGACGATCGTGCCCGTCCTCGCCTACTGGTTCCTGCGCTCGCCGAAGGCGCACAAGAACGACGATGCGCACGACACGGATGCCGCCCACCTGTCGGTGGACGAGGCGGCGGCCGCCGGGGTGGACGAGCTCGCGCATCCGTCGCGCCTCCAGGCCGCCTACCTCCCGATCATCCGCTGGACCCTCCGGCACTCCGTCCTGACCATCGTGGCGGCGGCTCTGGTGCTGGTGATCACGTTCCTCATGACGCCGCTCCTCAAGACGAACTTCCTCGGGAACAGCGGCCAGAACTCCCTCACCGTCACTCAGACCCTCGAGCCGGGCGCGAGCCTCCAGGCCAAGGACGACGCCGCCAAGGTGGTCGAGCAGAAGCTGCTCGACACCACGGGCGTGAAGACCCTGCAGGTCTCCATCGGGTCGAGCGGTTCCACCCTGCGCGACGCGTTCACCGGCGGAGGAGGCGCGACCACCTTCTCGATCACCACCGACCCGAACGCCGACCAGGCGAAGCTGCAGAACACCATCGAGACGGAACTCGCCGCCATCAAGGACCAGGGCACCATCCAGGTCTCGACCTCGAGCGGCTTCGGTGCCTCCACCGACATCCAGGTGGACATCAGCGCGAGCAGCCAGGCGGACCTGCAGAAGGCGACCGACTCGGTCGTCGCGGAGCTCCAGAAGCACTCGTCCCTGAAGGAGGTGTCGAGCAACCTCAGCGCGTCCCTCCCGTACGTCTCGGTGAGCGTCGACCGCGAGAAGGCGGCCCAGGCGGGTCTGAGCGAGATCGCCGTCGGCACCCTCGTGTCGCAGGCGATGCAGCCCACGCAGGCCGGTTCCGTCGCCATCGACAACACCACCCTGAAGGTCTACATCCAGAGCGACAACCCGCCGACGACGGTCGCCGGGCTCTCGGCGCTCCCCATCCCGTCGCGCGCGGGCGTGGTGCCGCTGAGCTCGGTGGCGACGGTGCAGGAGGTCAAGGGCCCCGCCACGGTGACCACGCAGCGCGGGCTCCGCACCGCCACGGTGACGGCGACCCCGGCGACCGACAACCTCACGACGGCCAACGCCGACGTGACCGCGTCGCTCAAGAAGGCCGACCTCCCGGCCGGCGCGACGGCGACCATCGGCGGTGTCTCCTCCAGCCAGACGAGCGCGTTCGGGCAGCTCGGGATCGCGCTGCTCGCGGCCATCCTGATCGTCTACATCATCATGGTGGCGACGTTCCGGTCGTTGCGGCAGCCGCTGCTGCTCCTCGTCTCGGTGCCGTTCGCCGCGACCGGTGCGATCCTGCTGCAGCTGATCTCCGGGATCCCGCTCGGGGTCGCATCCCTCATCGGCGTGCTCATGCTGATCGGCATCGTGGTCACCAACGCCATCGTGCTGATCGACCTCGTGAACCAGTACCGCCGCCGGGGCCTGTCGGTCGCGGATGCGGTCATGCACGGCGCCTCCCGCCGTCTGCGGCCGATCCTCATGACCGCTCTCGCAACCATCGCGGCGCTCGCGTTCATGGCGCTCGGGATCACCGGTCACGGCGGATTCATCTCGCAGCCGCTCGCGATCGTCGTGATCGGCGGCCTGCTGTCGTCGACCGTTCTTACGCTGGTCGTCCTGCCCACCCTTTACAACCTGGTGGAGGGACGACGCGAGCGCAAAGCTGAGCGCCGCGCCGCGGGCGAGGCCGGGGCAGGCGGGTCGGGGGGCGGCGACGGCGCCCCCGACGGCGGTGACAGCGGGCCGGATGGCGGCACTCGCGGGCGGGAGACGGTGCCTGCGGGGGAGCGGCCGGCTCCTCCCGTCTTCACCGGCCCGGCGGGCGGCTCCCAGGTCTGA
- the hutH gene encoding histidine ammonia-lyase, whose translation MLVTQTSVTVGGAPLTVADVVAVARHDAPVVLDEGALTAVDASRAIVEALADDTEPHYGISTGFGALATTFIPGDRRAQLQASLVRSHAAGSGPEVEREVVRALMLLRLATLMTARTGAQRRTVETYAALLNTGITPVVHEYGSLGCSGDLAPLAHCALAAMGEGRVRVDGELLDAADALAAAGIEPVVLAEKEGLALINGTDGMLGMLALAIHDLHGLLTTADIAAAMSVEALLGTDAVFADDLQRLRPHPGQAASASNLRTLLAGSPLVASHKGPECTRVQDAYSLRCSPQVHGGARDTLEHASLVAARELASAVDNPVLTLDGRVESNGNFHGAPVAYVLDFLAIVVADVASMSERRTDRFLDPARNQGLPPFLAHEVGVDSGLMIAQYTAAGIVSELKRLAAPASADSIPSSAMQEDHVSMGWSGARKLRRAIDGLARVLAIEVMTAARGAELRAPLGQGPATSAVTAGLRATVPGPGPDRHLSPEIEAAVAYVASGGARDAAESVVGPLA comes from the coding sequence ATGCTCGTCACTCAGACCTCCGTCACCGTCGGCGGCGCCCCGCTGACCGTCGCCGATGTCGTCGCCGTCGCGCGCCACGACGCCCCCGTCGTCCTCGATGAGGGCGCGCTCACCGCCGTCGACGCCTCCCGGGCCATCGTGGAGGCGCTCGCCGACGACACCGAACCGCACTACGGCATCTCGACCGGCTTCGGCGCCCTCGCCACCACGTTCATCCCGGGCGACCGCCGCGCGCAGTTGCAGGCCAGCCTCGTCCGCTCCCACGCGGCGGGTTCCGGACCGGAGGTCGAGCGCGAGGTCGTCCGCGCGCTCATGCTCCTGCGCCTCGCCACGCTCATGACGGCGCGCACGGGAGCCCAGCGGCGCACCGTCGAGACCTACGCAGCACTCCTGAACACCGGCATCACCCCGGTCGTCCACGAGTACGGCTCGCTCGGCTGCTCGGGCGACCTGGCCCCCCTCGCGCACTGCGCGCTCGCCGCGATGGGCGAGGGCCGGGTGCGGGTCGACGGCGAACTGCTCGACGCCGCCGACGCTCTCGCGGCCGCCGGCATCGAGCCGGTCGTGCTCGCCGAGAAGGAGGGCCTCGCCCTCATCAACGGCACCGACGGCATGCTGGGCATGCTCGCGCTCGCCATCCACGACCTCCACGGCCTCCTGACCACAGCCGACATCGCGGCGGCGATGAGCGTGGAGGCGCTGCTCGGCACCGACGCGGTCTTCGCCGACGACCTGCAGCGGCTCCGCCCGCATCCCGGCCAGGCGGCGTCCGCCTCGAACCTCCGCACCCTCCTCGCCGGGTCGCCCCTCGTCGCGAGCCACAAGGGCCCGGAATGCACGCGCGTGCAGGACGCCTATTCGCTGCGCTGCTCTCCGCAGGTGCACGGCGGTGCCCGCGACACGCTGGAGCACGCCTCCCTCGTCGCCGCCCGCGAACTGGCCTCGGCGGTCGACAACCCGGTGCTGACCCTCGACGGTCGCGTCGAGTCGAACGGCAACTTCCACGGGGCGCCCGTCGCCTACGTGCTCGACTTCCTCGCGATCGTCGTCGCCGACGTGGCGAGCATGTCCGAGCGGCGCACCGACCGCTTCCTCGACCCGGCGCGCAACCAGGGCCTCCCGCCCTTCCTCGCCCACGAGGTGGGCGTCGACTCGGGCCTGATGATCGCGCAGTACACTGCGGCCGGGATCGTCTCGGAGCTCAAGCGGCTGGCCGCGCCGGCGTCGGCCGACAGCATCCCCTCGTCGGCGATGCAGGAGGACCACGTCTCGATGGGCTGGTCCGGGGCCCGCAAGCTCCGCCGCGCGATCGACGGTCTCGCGCGGGTGCTCGCCATCGAGGTCATGACGGCCGCCCGCGGCGCCGAGCTGCGTGCGCCGCTCGGTCAGGGTCCGGCGACGTCCGCCGTGACGGCGGGACTGCGCGCCACCGTCCCGGGCCCGGGCCCGGACCGCCACCTCTCCCCCGAGATCGAGGCGGCCGTCGCCTACGTCGCATCCGGCGGCGCTCGCGACGCCGCCGAGTCCGTCGTCGGCCCGCTGGCCTGA
- the hutI gene encoding imidazolonepropionase, producing the protein MPARLLTGIGELVTFDPAHDGELGLVRDAALLEVDGRVTWTGPAACAPIADADLVDDAAGAAVIPGFVDSHTHLVFGGDRASEFEARMAGRPYAAGGIRSTVAATREATDDQLRSRLARFVDELHAQGTTTFEIKSGYGLTVDDEARILRLAREVTAETTFLGAHVVPTEYAGDPDAYVDLVVGDMLDACAPLARWIDVFCETGAFSVEQARRVLTAGAARGLGLRLHAGQLGPGDGVALAVELGAASVDHGTYLSDADVSRLAASTTVATLLPGVEFSTRQPYPDARRLLDAGVRVALASDCNPGSSFTSSMPFCIAVAVRDMGMTPAEALRASTLGGAEALRRDDVGHLRVGARADYVVLRAPSHVHLAYRPGVPLVARTHVA; encoded by the coding sequence GTGCCGGCCCGGCTGCTGACCGGCATCGGCGAGCTCGTGACGTTCGATCCGGCCCACGACGGAGAGCTGGGCCTCGTCCGCGACGCCGCACTGCTGGAGGTGGACGGTCGCGTCACGTGGACGGGTCCCGCCGCGTGCGCCCCCATCGCGGACGCCGATCTGGTCGACGACGCAGCCGGGGCCGCCGTCATCCCGGGCTTCGTCGACTCCCACACGCACCTCGTCTTCGGAGGGGACCGCGCCTCCGAGTTCGAGGCGCGCATGGCCGGTCGGCCGTATGCCGCAGGGGGCATACGGTCGACCGTCGCCGCGACGCGGGAGGCGACGGACGACCAGCTGCGGTCGCGCCTCGCCCGTTTCGTGGACGAACTGCACGCCCAGGGAACCACGACGTTCGAGATCAAGAGCGGTTACGGACTCACCGTGGACGATGAGGCGCGGATCCTCCGCCTCGCCCGCGAGGTGACGGCGGAGACCACCTTCCTCGGGGCACACGTCGTCCCGACGGAGTACGCAGGCGACCCGGACGCCTACGTCGACCTCGTGGTGGGCGACATGCTCGACGCGTGCGCTCCGCTGGCGAGATGGATCGACGTCTTCTGCGAGACGGGCGCCTTCTCCGTCGAGCAGGCGCGCCGAGTGCTGACCGCGGGTGCCGCGCGCGGTCTGGGGCTCCGCCTCCACGCCGGTCAGCTCGGACCGGGTGACGGCGTCGCCCTGGCGGTCGAGCTCGGAGCCGCGAGCGTCGACCACGGCACGTATCTGTCCGACGCGGACGTGAGCCGGCTGGCCGCGTCCACGACGGTGGCGACGCTCCTCCCCGGCGTCGAGTTCTCGACGCGGCAGCCGTACCCGGACGCCCGACGGCTGCTCGACGCCGGAGTGCGCGTCGCGCTCGCGAGCGACTGCAACCCCGGCTCGTCGTTCACGTCATCGATGCCGTTCTGCATCGCCGTGGCCGTGCGCGACATGGGGATGACGCCGGCCGAAGCGCTCCGCGCCTCCACGCTCGGTGGTGCGGAGGCGTTGCGGCGCGACGATGTCGGGCACCTGCGCGTCGGTGCGCGAGCCGACTACGTCGTGCTGAGGGCGCCATCCCACGTGCACCTGGCGTACCGGCCGGGCGTGCCGCTCGTCGCGCGGACGCACGTGGCCTGA
- a CDS encoding arginase family protein, whose amino-acid sequence MSERPLSVDPLWPRAGSWPALEPGESADLALLGIPTHETSLSPTGADATPAAVREALRRYSDFVPGLEVDALRFADAGDVRDPDGPQGEARAVAAVAEAATRARLLIALGGDNALTVPAALGAFGEDLPTAGLITLDAHHDLRDGVSNGSPVRRLVEAGLDGRRIVQIGIADFANSSAYAARAAEYGVTVIRRDELHGRPIDDVMAEALDIAGGAGGPVHVDLDVDVCDRSVAPACPASIPGGLAAWELRRYARLAGAAPSVRSIDIAEVDATVDTPDQRTVRLAALLVLEAAAGLASR is encoded by the coding sequence ATGAGCGAGCGTCCGCTGTCCGTCGATCCGCTGTGGCCTCGGGCCGGTTCGTGGCCGGCGCTCGAACCGGGGGAGAGCGCCGACCTCGCCCTCCTCGGCATCCCCACGCACGAGACATCGCTTTCGCCGACCGGAGCGGACGCCACTCCTGCCGCGGTGCGCGAGGCGTTGCGGAGGTACTCCGACTTCGTCCCGGGGCTCGAGGTGGATGCTCTGCGCTTCGCCGACGCCGGTGACGTCCGCGACCCGGACGGTCCGCAGGGCGAGGCGCGAGCCGTGGCGGCGGTCGCCGAAGCTGCGACGCGGGCGCGCCTCCTCATCGCCCTCGGCGGCGACAACGCCCTGACCGTCCCCGCGGCTCTCGGCGCATTCGGTGAAGACCTCCCGACCGCAGGCCTGATCACTCTGGACGCTCACCACGACCTGCGGGACGGCGTCTCGAACGGGTCACCGGTGCGACGCCTCGTGGAGGCGGGACTCGACGGGCGGCGGATCGTGCAGATCGGCATCGCCGACTTCGCGAACTCCTCCGCCTACGCCGCTCGCGCCGCGGAGTACGGCGTCACGGTCATCCGCCGCGACGAGCTGCACGGGCGGCCGATCGACGACGTCATGGCCGAAGCGCTCGACATCGCGGGCGGCGCGGGAGGCCCGGTGCACGTCGATCTCGACGTCGACGTCTGCGACCGCTCGGTGGCGCCCGCGTGCCCCGCCTCCATCCCCGGCGGGCTCGCCGCGTGGGAGCTGCGGCGGTATGCACGGCTCGCCGGTGCTGCTCCGTCGGTCCGCTCGATCGACATCGCTGAAGTCGACGCGACCGTCGACACCCCCGACCAGCGGACGGTCCGGCTCGCGGCGCTGCTGGTGCTGGAGGCTGCCGCCGGGCTCGCCTCCCGGTAA
- a CDS encoding S1C family serine protease, with protein sequence MSDGGRPAARGSDRPAPAPTTVVRSWGTGLIVAGAALVLVAAGFLGGAATAIAVSSGRGSCDAAEVASRVLPSVVTVNVTGPSTSNGSGQVISLDGYILTNNHVIYPATRGGKLSVRFSDGHEAPAELVGRDPKTDLAVIRVHEKDPVPTIPTGDSGSLAVGQPVVALGAPLGLSSTVTAGIVSALGRTVPVPSDDDRNAVLVGAIQTDASINPGNSGGALVDCQGRLVGVNTAIATVPGSSGQRSSGSVGIGFAVPETTALEVAHELIEHGKVSYPTAGISVTPLPPSAAAGAGLSGGLYVQSVVAGGPASRAGLRPGDVVTELNGAPAVSADALTVVQLTGKAGDRVSVVYLRDGTRHEAEVTLAAG encoded by the coding sequence ATGTCGGACGGTGGCAGGCCTGCGGCCCGGGGAAGCGACCGGCCGGCTCCGGCCCCGACAACCGTCGTGCGGAGCTGGGGCACAGGGCTCATCGTCGCGGGCGCTGCGTTGGTACTCGTCGCCGCCGGCTTCCTCGGCGGCGCCGCCACCGCGATCGCGGTCTCGTCGGGTCGCGGTTCGTGCGACGCCGCCGAGGTCGCCTCGCGGGTGCTCCCGAGCGTCGTCACGGTGAACGTGACCGGCCCCTCCACCAGCAACGGGAGCGGGCAGGTCATCAGCCTCGACGGCTACATCCTCACGAACAACCATGTGATCTACCCGGCGACCCGCGGCGGCAAGCTCTCGGTGCGGTTCAGCGACGGCCATGAGGCGCCGGCCGAGCTCGTCGGGCGCGACCCGAAGACCGACCTCGCGGTCATCCGCGTCCACGAGAAGGATCCGGTGCCGACCATCCCGACCGGTGACTCCGGCTCCCTCGCGGTCGGTCAGCCCGTCGTCGCCCTCGGCGCCCCCCTGGGGCTGTCCAGCACGGTGACGGCCGGCATCGTCAGCGCGCTGGGCCGCACGGTGCCCGTCCCGAGCGACGACGATCGCAACGCGGTGCTGGTCGGTGCGATCCAGACCGACGCCTCCATCAACCCCGGTAATTCGGGAGGTGCGCTCGTCGACTGCCAGGGGCGGCTCGTCGGGGTGAACACGGCGATCGCGACCGTTCCGGGCTCCTCCGGGCAGCGGAGCAGCGGCAGCGTCGGGATCGGGTTCGCCGTGCCCGAGACGACCGCTTTGGAGGTGGCCCACGAGCTGATCGAGCACGGCAAGGTGAGCTACCCCACGGCGGGCATCAGCGTGACGCCGCTGCCTCCCTCCGCCGCCGCGGGCGCGGGGCTCTCAGGCGGCCTGTACGTCCAGTCGGTCGTCGCCGGCGGCCCGGCATCGCGGGCCGGGCTGCGGCCGGGCGACGTGGTGACCGAGCTGAACGGGGCGCCCGCGGTCAGCGCCGACGCGCTGACGGTCGTGCAGTTGACGGGCAAGGCCGGCGACCGCGTCTCGGTGGTGTATCTGCGCGACGGGACGCGGCACGAGGCGGAGGTGACGCTCGCGGCGGGGTGA
- the hutU gene encoding urocanate hydratase, producing MQGARPVRAPRGSELTAKSWQTEAPLRMLMNNLDPEVAEHPDDLVVYGGTGRAARSWEAFDAIVATLRDLEPDETLLVQSGKPVGVFRTHEWAPRVLIANSNLVGDWATWPEFRRLEALGLTMYGQMTAGSWIYIGSQGILQGTYETFAAIADKRFGGSLAGALTLTGGCGGMGGAQPLAVTLNGGVVLIVDVDRARLQRRVDHGYLDELTDDLDDAVARVLAAKEDRRPLSVGLVGNAATVFPELLRRGVAIDIVTDQTSAHDPLSYLPEGVTVEEWHDRAAADPEGFTLAARASMAKQVEAMVGFLDAGAEVFDYGNSIRTEAQLGGYDRAFAFPGFVPAYIRPQFEEGRGPFRWAALSGDPADIAATDRAILELFPDDHKLRRWITQAGEKVHFEGLPARICWLGYKERHLAGLKFNEMVARGELSAPIVIGRDHLDSGSVASPYRETEAMKDGSDAIADWPLLNALLNTASGATWVSIHHGGGVGIGRSIHAGQVVVADGTPLAAEKIERVLTNDPGTGVMRHVDAGYEHAADIARERGLRIPMQEQSAVPAATEA from the coding sequence ATGCAGGGAGCACGTCCCGTCCGCGCACCGCGCGGCAGCGAGCTGACCGCCAAGAGCTGGCAGACCGAAGCGCCGTTGCGCATGCTCATGAACAACCTCGATCCCGAGGTCGCCGAGCATCCCGACGACCTCGTCGTCTACGGCGGCACGGGCCGCGCCGCCCGCAGCTGGGAGGCGTTCGACGCGATCGTGGCCACGCTCCGCGATCTCGAGCCCGACGAGACCCTGCTCGTGCAGTCCGGCAAGCCGGTGGGTGTGTTCCGCACCCACGAGTGGGCCCCGCGGGTGCTGATCGCCAACTCGAACCTGGTGGGCGACTGGGCGACGTGGCCCGAGTTCCGCCGGCTGGAGGCGCTCGGTCTGACCATGTACGGCCAGATGACGGCCGGCTCGTGGATCTACATCGGCTCGCAGGGCATCCTGCAGGGCACCTACGAGACCTTCGCGGCGATCGCCGACAAGCGGTTCGGGGGATCGCTGGCCGGCGCGCTCACGCTGACCGGCGGGTGCGGCGGCATGGGAGGCGCGCAGCCGCTCGCCGTCACCCTGAACGGCGGCGTGGTGCTGATCGTCGACGTCGACCGCGCCCGGCTGCAGCGCCGTGTCGACCACGGCTACCTCGATGAGCTGACCGACGATCTCGATGATGCGGTCGCCCGCGTGCTCGCCGCCAAGGAGGACCGTCGCCCGCTCTCGGTCGGCCTGGTCGGCAACGCCGCGACCGTCTTCCCCGAGCTGCTGCGGCGCGGGGTCGCGATCGACATCGTCACCGACCAGACCAGCGCGCACGACCCGCTCAGCTACCTCCCCGAGGGCGTGACGGTCGAGGAATGGCACGACCGCGCCGCCGCCGACCCGGAGGGCTTCACGCTCGCCGCGCGCGCCTCCATGGCCAAGCAGGTGGAGGCGATGGTCGGCTTCCTGGACGCGGGCGCCGAGGTGTTCGACTACGGCAACTCGATCCGCACGGAGGCGCAGCTGGGCGGGTACGACCGCGCGTTCGCCTTCCCCGGGTTCGTCCCCGCCTACATCCGCCCGCAGTTCGAGGAGGGCCGGGGCCCGTTCCGCTGGGCCGCCCTCTCCGGCGACCCGGCCGACATCGCGGCCACCGACCGCGCGATCCTGGAGCTGTTCCCCGACGACCACAAGCTGCGCCGCTGGATCACCCAGGCCGGCGAGAAGGTCCACTTCGAGGGCCTTCCCGCCCGGATCTGCTGGCTCGGCTACAAGGAGCGCCACCTCGCGGGCCTGAAGTTCAACGAGATGGTGGCGCGCGGCGAACTCTCAGCGCCGATCGTGATCGGCCGCGACCACCTCGACTCCGGCTCCGTGGCGTCCCCCTATCGAGAGACGGAGGCCATGAAGGACGGCTCCGACGCGATCGCCGACTGGCCCCTCCTGAACGCCCTGCTCAACACGGCCTCGGGCGCCACCTGGGTCTCCATCCACCACGGCGGCGGCGTCGGGATCGGCCGCAGCATCCACGCCGGCCAGGTCGTCGTCGCGGACGGAACCCCCCTCGCCGCAGAGAAGATCGAGCGCGTCCTGACCAACGACCCCGGCACCGGGGTCATGCGGCACGTGGACGCGGGCTACGAGCACGCGGCCGACATCGCCCGCGAGCGCGGCCTCCGCATCCCGATGCAGGAGCAGTCGGCGGTGCCAGCCGCGACGGAGGCCTGA
- a CDS encoding IclR family transcriptional regulator: protein MSKVPAAENTLRILEHLAVQRGPVPAAGIATALGLPRSTVYHLLTVLAEHGFVLHFPEARRYGLGVAAYELSSAFSRQEPLSRLGRPIVAALVDAIGESGHIAVLHGRDVVYIVEERARRRPRLVTDVGVRLPAHLTASGRALLATLPAGQLRALYPDREAFEDRTGSGPHSYPELKRMLAEVRERGYATEDGDVTPGFASVAVSVRDHAGWPAAGIAVTFPRDNVPEARWEALAAQVREAAAELSRRIRGS from the coding sequence ATGAGCAAGGTCCCCGCCGCGGAGAACACCCTCCGCATCCTGGAGCACCTGGCCGTGCAGCGCGGTCCCGTCCCGGCGGCCGGCATCGCGACCGCTCTCGGCCTGCCGCGATCGACCGTGTACCACCTCCTGACCGTGCTGGCCGAGCACGGGTTCGTGCTGCATTTCCCCGAGGCGCGGCGGTACGGCCTGGGTGTGGCCGCCTACGAGCTCTCGAGCGCCTTCTCGCGTCAGGAGCCGCTCAGCCGGCTGGGGCGTCCGATCGTCGCCGCCCTCGTCGATGCCATCGGCGAGTCGGGCCACATCGCCGTGCTCCACGGGCGCGATGTGGTCTACATCGTGGAGGAGCGGGCACGCCGCCGACCGCGGCTCGTCACCGATGTGGGGGTGCGCCTCCCGGCCCACCTGACCGCGAGCGGACGCGCACTCCTCGCGACCCTTCCCGCCGGGCAGCTGCGCGCCCTGTACCCCGACCGCGAAGCGTTCGAGGACCGCACCGGCTCCGGCCCGCACTCGTACCCCGAGCTGAAGCGGATGCTCGCGGAGGTGCGCGAGCGCGGCTATGCGACAGAAGACGGGGACGTCACGCCCGGGTTCGCCTCCGTCGCCGTCTCGGTGCGCGACCACGCGGGCTGGCCCGCGGCCGGGATCGCCGTGACCTTTCCGCGCGACAACGTCCCTGAAGCCAGATGGGAGGCGCTCGCCGCGCAGGTGCGCGAGGCGGCGGCAGAGCTCTCGCGCCGCATCCGCGGCAGCTGA